The Triplophysa dalaica isolate WHDGS20190420 chromosome 5, ASM1584641v1, whole genome shotgun sequence genome window below encodes:
- the tcp11l2 gene encoding T-complex protein 11-like protein 2: MPLNNERPTSTSTVASEDQNSDTESSERCDSLTSCSDVDCSRQSFTSNSSSKHNSPSCSPPKPLTLDEVMASARDLSNLSLAHEIVVNHKFHLEPPELPQHSLEKRVKDIVHKAFWDCLEGELNEDPPEYDYAIKLLEEIRDTLLSFLNPGANRLRTQIMEVLDMDLIRQQADNNAVDIQGLASYIINTMGKFCAPVRDDDIKKLKEGSGDIVKLLKEIFRVLDLMKMDMVNFTIQSFRPELQRQSVEYERAKFQSILERTPGALDHTTEWIKASIEEATQLMPLADKSGDSGKGKKSLPGPILVLNTAYIKLLTWDESNGPLPETLMTDEVRLLEMQKSLKLYQAVASVLLIVCSSIGGPVSSLPALVERLKKMIAVLLEGMHGTEFNLTESLGNVSDLICCEINKSLGERNFPFLPVELQGTLKSLICDVALENNPMRTLVEARVQQYFRVVLASTSSHRAPTPVPPGLGLIQQELRALGASFSNLVNYNKKVYTPFYISILKTLLFDMQEPGANPHITHQPNGVQMSK; encoded by the exons ATGCCACTGAACAATGAGCGTCCCACCTCCACGTCAACGGTGGCCAGTGAGGACCAGAACAGCGATACCGAGTCATCGGAAAGGTGCGACAGCTTGACTTCGTGCAGCGATGTGGATTGTTCTCGTCAGAGCTTTACCAGCAATTCTTCAAGCAAACACAACTCTCCTTCTT GCAGTCCACCAAAACCCCTAACGCTTGATGAGGTTATGGCTTCAGCCCGGGACCTGTCTAATCTGAGCCTGGCTCACGAGATCGTAGTCAACCATAAATTCCACCTTGAGCCTCCGGAACTACCTCAACACAG CTTGGAGAAAAGGGTGAAAGATATAGTGCACAAGGCTTTCTGGGATTGTCTTGAAGGAGAGCTGAACGAAGACCCTCCTGAGTACGATTACGCCATTAAACTTCTGGAAGAGATCAGAGAT ACCCTGCTGTCCTTTCTCAACCCTGGTGCAAACCGCCTACGTACTCAGATCATGGAGGTTCTGGACATGGACCTTATACGCCAGCAGGCTGACAACAATGCGGTCGACATCCAGGGGCTTGCTTCCTACATCATTAATACTATGGGAAAGTTCTGCGCACCGGTCCGAGACGATGACATCAAGAAACTCAAGGAAGGCTCTGGGGACATAGTGAAACTGTTAAA GGAGATCTTTCGGGTTTTGGACCTCATGAAAATGGACATGGTGAATTTCACCATTCAGAGCTTTAGACCCGAACTTCAGAGGCAGTCTGTGGAGTATGAAAGAGCTAAATTCCAGAGCATTCTGGAAAGAACTCCCG GCGCTTTGGATCACACAACTGAGTGGATCAAAGCATCAATAGAGGAGGCCACTCAGCTCATGCCCCTGGCTGACAAGAGCGGTGATTCGGGTAAAGGCAAGAAGTCCCTACCAGGGCCCATACTGGTTCTTAATACTGCCTACATTAAACTGCTCACCTGGGATGAGAGCAATGGTCCTCTGCCTGAG ACCTTGATGACAGATGAAGTGAGGTTGCTGGAAATGCAGAAGTCTCTTAAGCTCTACCAAGCTGTCGCATCTGTTCTGCTCATAGTCTGCAGCTCTATAGGAGGGCCCGTGTCAAGCCTGCCAGCTCTTGTTGAGAGACTAAAAAAGATGATAGCGGTGCTGCTGGAGGGAATGCATGGCAC AGAATTCAACCTGACTGAATCTCTCGGAAATGTCAGTGATCTGATCTGTTGTGAGATCAACAAGTCACTGGGAGAAAGAAACTTCCCTTTTCTCCCCGTTGAACTCCAGGGTACTCTGAAAAGCTTGATCTGTGATGTCGCCCTGGAGAATAACCCAATGCGCACTCTTGTTG AGGCGAGAGTGCAGCAGTATTTCAGGGTGGTCCTCGCCTCTACCAGTTCACACAGGGCACCCACTCCCGTCCCACCAGGGTTGGGCCTGATTCAACAGGAGCTCAGGGCCCTGGGGGCGAGTTTTTCCAACCTTGTCAACTACAACAAAAAGGTTTACACACCTTTCTACATCAGCATCCTGAAGACGCTCCTTTTTGACATGCAGGAGCCAGGGGCCAATCCTCATATCACACACCAGCCCAATGGAGTCCAAATGAGTAAATAG
- the stmp1 gene encoding short transmembrane mitochondrial protein 1, with protein sequence MMQFIIGFTLGNVVGMYLAQNYEVPNISKKIEAFKKDVEAKKKPPE encoded by the exons ATGATGCAATTCATT ATTGGCTTCACTCTGGGAAACGTGGTTGGCATGTACCTGGCACAGAATTACGAG GTGCCCAACATTTCAAAGAAAATCGAGGCCTTTAAAAAGGACGTGGAAGCGAAGAAGAAACCTCCAGAGTGA
- the golt1ba gene encoding golgi transport 1Ba isoform X1 has translation MISLTDSQKIGVGLTGFGVFFLFFGMILFFDKALLAIGNILFVVGLSFVIGLERTFRFFFQKHKMKATSFFLGGVFVVLIGWPILGVILEFYGFFLLFRGFFPVVIGFIRRIPVLGYLLNFPILSGYVDKMSESNNMV, from the exons ATGATTTCCCTCACCGACTCCCAAA AGATTGGAGTAGGGTTAACAGGATTTGGTGTATTTTTCCTGTTCTTTGGGATGATCCTGTTTTTTGATAAAGCCTTACTAGCCATAGGAAAT ATCCTTTTTGTTGTTGGCCTGTCATTCGTCATTGGGCTGGAAAGAACGTTTAGGTTCTTCTTCCAGAAGCACAAGATGAAAGCCACCAGCTTCTTTTTGGGGGGCGTGTTCGTGGTGCTGATCGGCTGGCCCATCTTAGGAGTGATTCTAGAGTTTTATGGCTTCTTTCTTCTATTTAG GGGGTTCTTTCCGGTGGTCATTGGTTTTATCAGAAGGATTCCTGTACTTGGATATTTGCTGAATTTTCCTATCCTAAGTGGG tatgtgGACAAAATGAGCGAAAGCAACAACATGGTTTAA
- the golt1ba gene encoding golgi transport 1Ba isoform X2, with the protein MISLTDSQKIGVGLTGFGVFFLFFGMILFFDKALLAIGNILFVVGLSFVIGLERTFRFFFQKHKMKATSFFLGGVFVVLIGWPILGVILEFYGFFLLFRGFFPVVIGFIRRIPVLGYLLNFPILSGPSKG; encoded by the exons ATGATTTCCCTCACCGACTCCCAAA AGATTGGAGTAGGGTTAACAGGATTTGGTGTATTTTTCCTGTTCTTTGGGATGATCCTGTTTTTTGATAAAGCCTTACTAGCCATAGGAAAT ATCCTTTTTGTTGTTGGCCTGTCATTCGTCATTGGGCTGGAAAGAACGTTTAGGTTCTTCTTCCAGAAGCACAAGATGAAAGCCACCAGCTTCTTTTTGGGGGGCGTGTTCGTGGTGCTGATCGGCTGGCCCATCTTAGGAGTGATTCTAGAGTTTTATGGCTTCTTTCTTCTATTTAG GGGGTTCTTTCCGGTGGTCATTGGTTTTATCAGAAGGATTCCTGTACTTGGATATTTGCTGAATTTTCCTATCCTAAGTGGG CCTTCCAAAGGCTGA
- the spx gene encoding spexin prohormone 1, which translates to MKGLKTLSAYALTLLLLSTFVSHSWSAPKGSFQRRNWTPQAMLYLKGTQGRRFVAEDRNEGDLYDTIRLESRSQNTENLSISKAAAFLLNVLQQARDDSEPY; encoded by the exons ATGAAG GGTTTAAAAACTCTTTCGGCGTACGCGCTCACGCTCTTACTTCTCTCCACGTTTGTGTCCCATTCCTGGAGCGCGCCCAAG GGAAGCTTTCAGCGTAGGAATTGGACGCCCCAAGCGATGTTATATTTAAAGGGCACAC AGGGACGGCGCTTTGTGGCTGAGGACAGAAATGAAGGGGACTTGTATGACACAATTCGCTTGG AATCACGCAGCCAGAACACAGAAAATCTGAGCATCTCTAAAGCAGCTGCATTTCTCTTAAATGTTCTCCAACAAGCCAGAGATGATAGTGAACCTTACTGA
- the gys2 gene encoding glycogen [starch] synthase, liver: protein MRLSRSLSITSFTGLPLWEEDSLPVEDLLLFEIAWEVTNKVGGIYTVIQTKAKITVDEWGENYFMMGPYYEHNFKTQVERCEPPNQAIKVAMDALINNGCQVHFGRWLIEGSPYVILFDIGAAAWNLDRWKGDLWSASSIGLPYHDREANDSLIFGSLVAWFFKELTDQLQDKPNVIAHFHEWQAGTGLVLSRSRKIPMATIFTTHATLLGRYLCAGNADFYNNLDKFNIDQEAGNRQIYHRYCLERAAVHCAHVFTTVSQITAVEANHMLRRQPDVVTPNGLNVKKFSAMHEFQNLHSTNKAKIQEFVRGHFYGHLDFNLEKTLFFFIAGRYEFSNKGADLFLESLSRLNYLLRVHKNDVTVVVFFIMPAKTNNFNVESLKGQAIRKQLWDTAQSVKEKFGKRLYEGLLRGEIPDMNKILDRDDFTIMKRAIYATQRHSFPPVTTHNMLDDSTDPILSNIRRIGLFNGRNDRVKIVFHPEFLSSTSPLLPMDYEEFVRGCHLGVFPSYYEPWGYTPGECTVLGIPSVTTNLSGFGCFMEEHISDPSAYGIYIVDRRFRSADESCNQLTQFMFSFCQQSRRQRIIQRNRTERLSDLLDWRYLGQFYMHARHLALSRSFPAKFKMDHLNFPLTQGFRYPTPSSVAPSPSASLHSTPHHSDEEDDEPYDEDEEVERDRQNIKAPFTLGAVPEGKKNQPGQNGN, encoded by the exons ATGCGTCTTTCCAGATCTTTATCAATAACATCATTTACCGGACTTCCACTCTGGGAGGAGGATAGTCTGCCTGTGGAGGATCTCTTACTCTTTGAGATTGCATGGGAAGTAACTAATAAAG TTGGTGGTATATACACTGTTATCCAGACTAAAGCTAAGATTACAGTGGATGAATGGGGTGAGAATTACTTCATGATGGGTCCTTACTACGAGCACAATTTCAAGACGCAGGTGGAGCGATGTGAACCTCCAAACCAAGCCATAAAAGTGGCCATGGACGCATTGATTAACAATGGCTGCCAG GTGCATTTTGGCCGCTGGTTGATTGAGGGTAGCCCATATGTTATTCTGTTTGATATTGGGGCAGCTGCATGGAACCTGGACCGCTGGAAGGGAGATCTGTGGAGCGCATCTAGCATCGGGCTGCCCTATCACGACAGGGAGGCCAATGACTCTCTCATATTCGGTTCTCTTGTGGCCTGGTTCTTCAAAGAG CTAACCGACCAACTTCAGGACAAGCCTAACGTAATTGCTCATTTCCACGAGTGGCAAGCCGGGACGGGGCTCGTACTGAGCCGCTCTCGTAAAATTCCCATGGCAACCATTTTTACCACACATGCCACCCTGCTGGGGCGTTACCTGTGTGCAGGCAATGCAGACTTTTACAACAACCTGGACAAG TTCAACATAGACCAAGAGGCAGGAAATAGACAAATCTACCATCGGTACTGTTTGGAGAGGGCTGCGGTGCACTGCGCACATGTCTTCACCACTGTGTCTCAGATCACAGCTGTGGAGGCCAATCACATGCTCCGTAGACAACCAG ATGTCGTCACCCCAAATGGCCTTAATGTTAAGAAGTTTTCAGCCATGCATGAGTTCCAAAACCTGCACTCGACAAACAAAGCCAAGATCCAGGAGTTTGTAAGAGGCCACTTCTATGG ACATCTGGACTTCAACCTGGAAAAGACCCTCTTCTTCTTCATCGCCGGTCGATATGAGTTTTCTAATAAGGGAGCAGACCTGTTCCTCGAATCTCTTTCTAGATTAAACTATCTGCTAAGg GTGCACAAAAATGATGTCACCGTAGTCGTGTTTTTCATCATGCCTGCAAAGACCAACAACTTCAACGTGGAGTCTCTAAAGGGACAGGCTATACGCAAGCAGCTGTG GGACACAGCCCAGTCTGTAAAGGAGAAGTTTGGCAAAAGGCTTTACGAGGGCTTGTTAAG GGGTGAGATCCCAGACATGAACAAAATTCTGGACCGGGATGACTTCACCATAATGAAGAGAGCTATCTATGCAACACAG AGACACTCATTCCCACCGGTAACAACTCACAACATGCTTGATGACTCAACGGACCCCATCCTGAGCAACATCCGGCGAATTGGCCTCTTCAATGGACGCAATGACAGAGTGAAG ATTGTGTTCCATCCAGAGTTTCTATCCTCCACTAGTCCCCTGCTCCCCATGGACTACGAGGAGTTTGTGCGTGGCTGTCATCTCGGAGTGTTTCCTTCTTATTATGAACCGTGGGGATACACACCAG GTGAATGTACTGTTTTGGGAATTCCCAGTGTCACAACCAATCTGTCTGGATTTGGCTGTTTCATGGAAGAACACATCTCTGACCCGTCTGCATACG GGATCTACATTGTGGATCGGCGTTTCCGTTCTGCGGATGAGTCGTGTAACCAGCTGACTCAGTTCATGTTTTCCTTTTGCCAGCAGTCACGACGACAGCGGATAATCCAGCGTAACCGTACAGAGAGACTGTCTGACCTGCTAGACTGGAGATATCTTGGACAA TTCTACATGCACGCCAGGCATCTCGCCCTCAGCAGATCCTTCCCTGCTAAATTCAAAATGGACCACCTCAACTTTCCACTG ACCCAAGGTTTCCGCTACCCCACACCCTCCTCGGTAGCACCTTCCCCATCAGCCTCCCTCCACTCTACTCCTCACCACAGCGATGAGGAAGATGACGAGCCGTACGACGAAGACGAAGAGgtggagagagacagacagaacatCAAAGCACCTTTCACTCTGGGTGCGGTGCCGGAGGGTAAGAAGAATCAACCGGGGCAAAATGGGAATTAA
- the kiss2 gene encoding kisspeptin 2 isoform X1 yields the protein MDGRPVCTGCVTHVKQGQGMSPSQLYIERGRRGWVYSLNARGCASSSSNMRIKALVIFFTAMICQSTALREPFTVMDAPEHTGTPGKDFKPEKLHPFLLMDRRESEEPNVSDDSGLCLFIHEKDESSHISCKHRLTRSKFNYNPFGLRFGKRNDATARDTDKPKHLLPIMLYLKQLETS from the exons ATGGATGGACGTCCTGTTTGCACGGGATGTGTCACGCATGTAAAACAAGGTCAGGGGATGTCACCATCCCAGCTTTATATTGAAAGAGGACGGAGAGGATGGGTTTATTCACTGAACGCGCGCGGCTGTGCTTCATCTTCCAGCAATATGAGAATCAAGGCTCTGGTTATTTTCTTTACTGCAATGATCTGTCAGTCTACAGCTTTGAGAGAACCATTTACTGTCATGGATGCACCCGAGCACACAGGCACTCCAGGTAAAG ATTTCAAGCCAGAAAAACTTCACCCTTTTCTCTTAATGGACCGGAGGGAATCCGAAGAGCCCAACGTTTCAGACGACTCGGGTCTTTGCTTGTTCATCCATGAAAAAGACGAATCGAGTCACATTTCTTGCAAACATCGCTTGACACGTAGTAAATTCAACTACAACCCGTTTGGACTGCGCTTTGGAAAGCGAAATGACGCGACAGCAAGGGACACGGACAAACCCAAACACCTGCTGCCAATTATGCTTTACCTGAAACAATTAGAGACTTCGTGA
- the kiss2 gene encoding kisspeptin 2 isoform X2: MSPSQLYIERGRRGWVYSLNARGCASSSSNMRIKALVIFFTAMICQSTALREPFTVMDAPEHTGTPDFKPEKLHPFLLMDRRESEEPNVSDDSGLCLFIHEKDESSHISCKHRLTRSKFNYNPFGLRFGKRNDATARDTDKPKHLLPIMLYLKQLETS; encoded by the exons ATGTCACCATCCCAGCTTTATATTGAAAGAGGACGGAGAGGATGGGTTTATTCACTGAACGCGCGCGGCTGTGCTTCATCTTCCAGCAATATGAGAATCAAGGCTCTGGTTATTTTCTTTACTGCAATGATCTGTCAGTCTACAGCTTTGAGAGAACCATTTACTGTCATGGATGCACCCGAGCACACAGGCACTCCAG ATTTCAAGCCAGAAAAACTTCACCCTTTTCTCTTAATGGACCGGAGGGAATCCGAAGAGCCCAACGTTTCAGACGACTCGGGTCTTTGCTTGTTCATCCATGAAAAAGACGAATCGAGTCACATTTCTTGCAAACATCGCTTGACACGTAGTAAATTCAACTACAACCCGTTTGGACTGCGCTTTGGAAAGCGAAATGACGCGACAGCAAGGGACACGGACAAACCCAAACACCTGCTGCCAATTATGCTTTACCTGAAACAATTAGAGACTTCGTGA
- the ldhba gene encoding L-lactate dehydrogenase B-A chain: MASVIEKLITPLASGPAEPPRNKVTIVGVGQVGMACAVSILLRELADELALVDVVEDRLKGEMMDLQHGLLFLKTAKIVADKDYSVTANSRIVVVTAGVRQQEGESRLNLVQRNVNIFKHIIPQIVKFSPNCIIIVVSNPVDVLTYVTWKLSGLPKHRVIGSGTNLDSARFRHAMAEKLGIHSSSFHGYILGEHGDTSVPVWSGANVAGVSLQKLNPNIGTDKDSENWKDVHKMVVDSAYEVIKLKGYTNWAIGLSVADLTETLVKNLNRVHPVSTMVKGMYGIGDEVYLSLPCVLNSSGVGSVINMTLIDEEIAQLKKSADTLWGIQKDLKDL; encoded by the exons ATGGCCTCAGTTATAGAGAAGCTGATCACTCCTCTGGCCAGCGGCCCCGCTGAGCCCCCAAGGAACAAAGTGACCATTGTTGGTGTTGGGCAAGTGGGCATGGCATGTGCTGTCAGCATTTTGCTTAGG gaGTTGGCAGATGAACTGGCTCTGGTTGACGTCGTGGAGGATAGACTGAAGGGAGAGATGATGGATCTGCAACATGGCCTTCTTTTCCTTAAGACCGCCAAGATTGTTGCTGACAAGG ACTACTCTGTGACTGCCAACTCTCGCATTGTCGTGGTGACGGCCGGTGTGCGTCAGCAGGAGGGTGAGAGCAGATTGAACCTGGTACAGAGGAACGTCAACATATTCAAACACATCATCCCTcagattgtcaaattcagccctAACTGTATCATCATTGTCGTGTCCAATCCAG TGGATGTTCTGACCTATGTTACCTGGAAACTGAGTGGCCTTCCAAAGCACCGTGTCATTGGCAGCGGCACCAACTTGGACTCCGCCCGCTTCCGTCACGCCATGGCGGAGAAACTGGGTATCCATTCCAGCAGCTTCCACGGTTACATCCTGGGAGAGCACGGAGACACCAGTG TGCCCGTGTGGAGTGGAGCAAACGTGGCCGGAGTGAGCCTACAGAAACTCAACCCAAACATTGGCACAGATAAAGACAGCGAGAACTGGAAAGATGTTCACAAGATGGTTGTGGACAG TGCTTATGAAGTGATCAAGCTGAAGGGATACACTAACTGGGCCATCGGCCTAAGTGTAGCTGACCTGACCGAGACCCTGGTGAAGAACCTGAACAGGGTCCACCCCGTTTCCACCATGGTGAAG GGCATGTATGGTATCGGCGACGAGGTGTACCTGAGCCTCCCCTGCGTGCTCAACAGCAGCGGGGTGGGCAGCGTCATCAACATGACACTGATCGACGAAGAGATCGCACAGCTCAAGAAGAGCGCTGATACCCTCTGGGGCATTCAGAAAGACCTGAAGGACCTGTAG
- the slc25a3a gene encoding LOW QUALITY PROTEIN: solute carrier family 25 member 3a (The sequence of the model RefSeq protein was modified relative to this genomic sequence to represent the inferred CDS: inserted 5 bases in 4 codons), with protein MNQSVFQVDPVKYKSIFNGFSVTLREDGFRGLGKGWAPTFFGYXLCKFGFYKVFKAMYNDMLGEENAYLWRTSVYLAASASAECFADIALAAMEACKVRIQTXRPKMHAEEGLNAFHKGVXSLWLRQIPCTMMKFSCXERTVEMLYKYIVHKPRSECSKQEHLVVSFIAGYIAGVFCAVVSHPADSVVSVLNNQKGSSTVEVLKTLGPVGVWMGLFARIIMIGTLTALQWFIYDSVKVYFHLPRPPPPEMPESLKRKMGLQDY; from the exons ATGAATCAATCTGTCTTCCAGGTTGACCCGGTCAAGTACAAGTCCATCTTTAATGGCTTCTCTGTCACGTTGAGAGAGGATGGTTTCAGGGGGTTAGGCAAAGGGTGGGCACCAACATTCTTTGGTTA TCTATGCAAGTTTGGTTTCTACAAAGTCTTTAAGGCCATGTACAATGACATGCTTGGAGAG GAGAATGCTTATTTGTGGAGAACCTCCGTGTATCTGGCCGCGTCTGCCAGTGCTGAGTGTTTTGCTGATATTGCACTGGCTGCTATGGAAGCATGCAAAGTGCGTATTCAGA TGCGTCCAAAAATGCACGCTGAGGAGGGGTTAAATGC GTTCCACAaaggtg tttctttgtggCTGAGGCAGATTCCCTGCACCATGATGAAGTTTAGCT TTGAACGTACTGTGGAGATGCTTTATAAGTACATAGTGCACAAACCGCGCAGCGAGTGTTCCAAGCAAGAGCATCTGGTGGTGTCCTTTATTGCCGGTTACATTG CTGGTGTGTTCTGTGCTGTGGTGTCCCACCCTGCTGATTCTGTGGTCTCTGTACTGAACAACCAGAAAGGTAGTTCAACAGTGGAGGTGCTGAAAACACTGGGACCCGTAG GTGTGTGGATGGGCCTCTTTGCTCGCATCATTATGATCGGCACGCTTACGGCCCTGCAGTGGTTCATTTATGATTCTGTGAAGGTGTACTTCCATCTGCCACGTCCCCCACCCCCAGAGATGCCCGAGTCCCTTAAGAGAAAGATGGGTCTCCAAGATTATTAG